In uncultured Ilyobacter sp., a genomic segment contains:
- a CDS encoding molybdenum cofactor guanylyltransferase, producing the protein MIKYKKTAVILAGGKGSRMGNIDKAFLKYNGKTFIQCILEKVEEYDEILIVSNSPEKYKQYKVKVVEDRVKGIGPLGGIYTGLICSSYDEVLILSCDTPFQNRNFLKYLGEMSGDYEVALPVHKEGREPLTALYKKSLIGGIEKLIHSKTHKIAFLYEDRYVKRVNIEEMPENKEIKSGFRNINTIEELREVGGEKE; encoded by the coding sequence ATGATAAAATATAAGAAAACTGCTGTAATCCTTGCTGGGGGAAAGGGCAGTAGGATGGGAAATATAGACAAGGCATTTTTAAAATATAATGGGAAAACCTTTATTCAGTGTATTCTGGAAAAGGTAGAAGAATATGATGAGATACTCATAGTATCTAACAGCCCTGAAAAGTATAAACAATACAAGGTAAAAGTGGTGGAAGACAGGGTTAAGGGAATAGGTCCCCTTGGAGGGATATATACAGGCCTTATATGCAGTTCCTATGACGAGGTACTAATTCTCTCCTGTGACACTCCATTTCAAAACCGAAATTTTTTGAAATATTTGGGTGAGATGTCAGGGGATTATGAAGTAGCCTTACCTGTACATAAAGAGGGAAGAGAACCTCTTACGGCTCTTTATAAAAAGTCTCTTATTGGAGGTATAGAAAAACTTATACATTCAAAGACCCACAAGATCGCTTTTCTTTATGAGGACAGATATGTAAAGAGAGTTAATATAGAGGAAATGCCTGAAAATAAAGAGATAAAAAGTGGATTCAGAAATATAAATACTATAGAGGAGCTAAGAGAGGTAGGGGGAGAGAAAGAATGA
- the fdhD gene encoding formate dehydrogenase accessory sulfurtransferase FdhD — translation MRKSNIFTEEAVELFVNGKKMLTFMCTPENLDEMALGYLYSRGIVESVDEFMGAAPCSSGKRIFAVVSKKLKDEVYSIKNIVMSGCGSGELPKAFDFYKREVKSGYRVEMGNIKETFGEMLESARLHQTTGGTHSAAIKDSRGRVIVREDIGRHNAVDKVIGAALLEGMNLERSTVVITGRVSSDMVVKAAGAGVPVVASMRITSNMAIEIANKYKVNLIGRIGSNEPLIYNQVEGTCIER, via the coding sequence ATGAGAAAGTCAAATATTTTTACTGAAGAAGCAGTGGAACTATTTGTAAACGGTAAAAAAATGTTAACATTTATGTGCACCCCTGAAAACCTTGATGAGATGGCTCTGGGATATCTCTATTCTAGGGGTATAGTAGAAAGTGTAGATGAATTTATGGGGGCGGCTCCTTGCAGCAGTGGTAAAAGAATATTTGCTGTTGTGAGCAAGAAATTAAAAGATGAAGTATATAGTATTAAAAATATTGTTATGAGCGGATGTGGCAGCGGTGAACTTCCCAAGGCGTTTGACTTTTATAAAAGAGAGGTAAAATCAGGTTATAGAGTGGAAATGGGCAATATAAAGGAAACCTTCGGGGAGATGCTTGAGTCTGCAAGACTTCACCAGACCACAGGAGGCACTCATTCGGCAGCCATAAAGGACAGTAGAGGAAGGGTTATTGTAAGAGAGGATATAGGAAGGCATAATGCAGTGGATAAGGTTATAGGGGCTGCTCTTCTTGAGGGTATGAACCTAGAAAGGTCAACTGTAGTAATAACAGGAAGGGTGTCTTCAGACATGGTTGTAAAAGCAGCAGGTGCAGGAGTTCCTGTGGTGGCTTCTATGAGAATAACCAGTAATATGGCAATAGAGATTGCAAATAAATATAAGGTGAATCTTATAGGTAGAATAGGTAGTAATGAACCACTTATATATAATCAAGTTGAGGGAACCTGTATAGAAAGATAA
- the sppA gene encoding signal peptide peptidase SppA: MIVLRWFKNALLFIMKEIASFLIKIVMVMIILIILLTVFVPKTPVEKAPIRKNTYIELDLSNPVGERGSLSIFSMEGEKVNFYNMLNYLDKGKNDQRIEGLILKVDSVALNRAQVEELGRKIKEYREMGKKVYAFSRGFQNRNYSLAVNADEIIMPPSRGAGSNISGYFMELPYMKRLSDKIGIKYDVIHVGDYKSYGENYVREEMSPEFRENITRLLDRIYYNFVQDVSVSRNIDERTLSRKILNGDFVLADAFKMKQEKLVDSLMYYHEFLKERKIANITTLGKYARSVVGHQSSGKKIAVIYGDGEILYSNSGRGAQQSITPDTMISELDMAVRDKNVVGIVLRIDSPGGSALASEVINAKIRSIEKPVYVSMGGTSASGGYYISASGDRIFAERDTVTGSIGVVSLVPDVSELAGKLGIKIESVQKGKLSGIYSITDGMTKEERKRIYESSSKIYSEFKERVSSGRNIPMSQMESLAGGRVWLGEEALEKGLVDGIGGLQDTIKILAKDLQLSEYGVVEIRRENPFEKLFMNYKYLENFYNKLNSILNMEINGKKEMLESELIIKPVTYLPYKI; the protein is encoded by the coding sequence ATGATTGTGCTTAGATGGTTTAAAAACGCCCTTCTATTTATAATGAAAGAGATAGCCTCTTTTCTTATAAAAATAGTAATGGTGATGATAATATTAATAATTTTATTAACAGTCTTTGTTCCAAAAACTCCAGTAGAAAAAGCTCCGATAAGGAAAAATACATATATTGAGCTTGATCTCTCAAATCCTGTGGGAGAGAGAGGAAGCCTGTCTATATTTTCCATGGAGGGCGAAAAAGTCAATTTCTACAACATGCTGAACTATCTTGATAAAGGAAAAAATGATCAAAGGATAGAGGGACTTATTTTAAAGGTTGACAGTGTTGCCTTAAACAGAGCCCAGGTAGAGGAATTAGGCAGAAAGATTAAAGAGTACAGAGAAATGGGTAAAAAGGTATATGCATTTTCTAGAGGTTTTCAAAACAGAAATTATTCTCTAGCAGTGAATGCAGATGAGATAATTATGCCGCCTAGCCGAGGAGCGGGATCAAACATATCGGGATACTTCATGGAGCTTCCCTATATGAAAAGGCTCAGTGACAAGATAGGAATAAAATATGATGTTATACATGTAGGGGATTATAAATCCTATGGTGAAAATTATGTGAGAGAAGAGATGTCTCCTGAGTTCAGAGAAAATATCACCAGGCTCTTAGACAGGATATATTATAATTTTGTCCAGGATGTATCTGTTTCTAGAAATATAGATGAAAGAACCCTAAGTAGAAAAATACTTAATGGAGATTTCGTTTTGGCAGATGCTTTTAAAATGAAGCAGGAGAAACTTGTAGATTCTCTTATGTATTATCATGAATTTTTAAAAGAGAGAAAGATAGCAAATATAACAACTCTGGGAAAATATGCCAGAAGTGTAGTGGGACACCAGAGTTCAGGGAAAAAAATAGCGGTAATCTATGGCGATGGAGAAATATTATATTCAAACAGCGGAAGAGGAGCCCAGCAGTCAATAACTCCCGATACGATGATATCTGAGCTGGATATGGCAGTAAGAGATAAAAATGTGGTGGGAATAGTACTGAGAATAGATTCTCCAGGGGGATCTGCCTTGGCATCAGAAGTTATAAATGCCAAAATAAGAAGCATCGAAAAACCTGTCTATGTGTCCATGGGAGGTACTTCTGCCTCAGGAGGATATTATATATCAGCCTCAGGAGACAGAATTTTTGCAGAGAGGGATACCGTAACAGGATCTATAGGTGTGGTAAGCCTAGTTCCTGATGTGAGTGAACTGGCAGGAAAATTGGGAATCAAAATTGAGTCTGTACAAAAAGGAAAGTTATCTGGAATCTACTCTATAACTGACGGAATGACCAAGGAAGAGAGGAAGAGGATCTATGAATCTAGCTCTAAAATATACTCTGAATTCAAGGAGAGAGTAAGTTCAGGAAGGAATATTCCGATGAGTCAGATGGAATCTCTGGCAGGAGGAAGAGTATGGCTAGGTGAGGAGGCTTTAGAAAAGGGACTTGTGGATGGTATAGGGGGACTTCAGGATACTATAAAGATTTTGGCTAAAGATCTGCAGTTGTCTGAGTACGGTGTGGTAGAGATAAGAAGGGAGAATCCCTTTGAAAAACTATTTATGAATTACAAATATTTAGAAAATTTTTATAATAAATTAAACAGTATTCTCAACATGGAGATAAATGGAAAAAAAGAGATGTTAGAGAGTGAACTTATTATTAAACCGGTGACATATTTGCCGTATAAAATATAA
- a CDS encoding MalY/PatB family protein produces MKYNFDRGFNHDIKDSLKWNTVKRISTKKDVIPMWIADMDFETVPEVKTAIIERASQGIYGYSEMKDEYYESLAGWTKKRYKWEIEKEWLCFSPGVVTGITLTIRALTHPGDKVLIQTPVYSPFFGAVTRSGCELLTSSLRLVDGKYKMDFEDLEEKLKDERTKIMVLCNPHNPVGRAWTRDELLRLGEICLKNNVTVISDEIHSDLVYKGHKYTPFASISKEFEQNSIICTAPSKTFNLAGLQSSNIIIPNENFRREYKIALENIEVSRLNVFGMVACETAYTYGEPWLDELLDYLEANKELVKKRIENNIPKLRLIEPEATYLLWIDCSGLGLSDEELKKFMIEKAGILLNDGISFGKEGKGFQRMNIACPREIIEEALNRLEKAVNSI; encoded by the coding sequence ATGAAGTATAATTTTGACAGGGGTTTTAATCATGATATAAAAGATTCTCTAAAGTGGAATACTGTAAAAAGAATATCAACTAAGAAGGATGTTATTCCTATGTGGATAGCAGATATGGACTTTGAGACTGTACCTGAAGTTAAAACAGCTATAATTGAGAGGGCAAGCCAGGGAATCTATGGCTATAGTGAGATGAAGGATGAATATTATGAGTCGCTGGCAGGATGGACAAAAAAAAGATACAAATGGGAAATTGAAAAAGAGTGGTTATGCTTTAGTCCGGGAGTAGTTACTGGAATCACTCTAACAATACGTGCACTGACTCATCCAGGGGATAAGGTGCTCATACAGACCCCAGTTTACAGCCCTTTTTTCGGGGCAGTAACAAGAAGTGGATGTGAGCTTTTGACTAGCTCTCTCAGATTGGTTGACGGTAAATATAAGATGGACTTTGAAGACCTCGAAGAAAAACTCAAGGATGAAAGAACAAAAATAATGGTTTTGTGTAACCCTCACAATCCAGTTGGTAGGGCATGGACAAGGGATGAATTGCTGAGACTAGGAGAAATTTGCCTTAAAAATAATGTTACAGTGATATCAGATGAGATTCATTCTGATCTTGTGTATAAGGGACATAAATATACGCCTTTTGCAAGTATATCAAAGGAGTTTGAACAAAATTCTATAATTTGTACTGCACCGAGTAAAACTTTCAACCTGGCCGGTCTTCAGAGTTCGAACATAATAATTCCCAATGAAAATTTTCGAAGAGAGTACAAAATTGCCCTTGAAAATATAGAGGTTTCAAGATTGAATGTATTTGGGATGGTTGCCTGTGAAACGGCATATACCTACGGGGAACCTTGGTTAGATGAGCTTTTAGATTATCTAGAAGCAAATAAAGAACTTGTAAAAAAACGAATAGAAAATAATATCCCTAAACTTAGGCTAATAGAACCTGAAGCTACTTATTTATTGTGGATAGACTGCAGTGGTTTGGGACTTAGTGATGAAGAGCTCAAAAAATTTATGATAGAAAAAGCTGGAATTTTACTTAATGATGGTATTAGCTTTGGAAAAGAGGGGAAAGGATTTCAAAGAATGAATATAGCTTGTCCTAGAGAGATCATCGAAGAAGCTCTGAACAGACTGGAAAAAGCTGTAAACAGTATATAA